A part of Dysgonomonadaceae bacterium zrk40 genomic DNA contains:
- a CDS encoding iron ABC transporter permease gives MTSALTEARLSNGQAAGGALHWLSLVLVLAVAAFVSAATGRFHIPLADVWQILGRWLSSMAAPETMEERILINVRLPRILLAAIVGAGLALCGAALQALFRNPLVSPRVLGLSSGAALGGTLTLLVGGSAAMLFAATFASALTALVLVAVISHMAGRSILSIVLAGIVIDALFSAMISLTQYVADPETSLPAIVFWLMGSFSSSSWQKVGEHGPVILVAIALLYRLRFRIAVLSMGEEEARSFGVNVGFSRWLVFAVISVIIGGCVVVSGVIGWVGLVIPHAARLLVGESHRRFHGTAALLGASFMVTVDTLARTVTSAELPLGILTAVIGAPVFIYLLCTRQTQGGPAR, from the coding sequence GCGCCCTTCACTGGCTGTCGCTCGTGCTTGTCCTTGCGGTGGCGGCTTTCGTCTCCGCCGCCACCGGGCGGTTCCACATACCGCTTGCCGACGTATGGCAGATTCTCGGCCGCTGGCTTTCCAGCATGGCCGCACCGGAAACGATGGAAGAGCGCATACTCATCAATGTGCGCCTGCCGCGGATCCTGCTCGCAGCGATCGTCGGAGCGGGACTTGCGCTCTGCGGTGCGGCCCTGCAGGCGCTCTTTCGCAATCCGCTCGTCTCGCCCCGTGTCCTGGGTCTTTCCTCCGGCGCGGCACTGGGCGGCACGCTGACCCTGCTCGTCGGAGGCAGTGCCGCGATGCTGTTTGCGGCCACCTTCGCCTCGGCGCTTACGGCGCTGGTCCTGGTGGCGGTGATTTCGCATATGGCAGGGCGTTCGATCCTTTCCATCGTCCTGGCCGGCATCGTCATAGACGCATTGTTTTCCGCCATGATCTCGCTCACGCAATATGTCGCCGATCCGGAGACCTCGCTTCCCGCCATCGTCTTCTGGCTGATGGGCAGCTTTTCCTCGTCAAGCTGGCAAAAAGTCGGTGAGCATGGTCCGGTCATCCTCGTCGCCATCGCGCTTCTCTATCGCCTGCGTTTCCGCATCGCGGTGCTCTCGATGGGGGAAGAGGAGGCGCGGTCCTTCGGCGTCAATGTCGGCTTCTCGCGCTGGCTTGTCTTTGCGGTCATCTCGGTGATCATCGGCGGTTGCGTTGTGGTTTCCGGCGTCATCGGCTGGGTCGGCCTCGTCATTCCCCATGCCGCGCGCCTGCTCGTCGGCGAAAGCCATCGCCGCTTCCACGGTACGGCGGCGCTGCTCGGCGCCAGCTTCATGGTGACGGTCGATACGCTCGCCCGCACCGTGACGAGCGCGGAACTGCCGCTCGGTATCCTGACGGCGGTCATAGGCGCACCCGTCTTCATCTATCTCCTGTGCACGCGCCAGACGCAGGGAGGCCCTGCCCGATGA
- a CDS encoding ABC transporter ATP-binding protein, translating to MITLKDAGLRRGERWIFRHVSFKLAEGEVLAILGRNGRGKTTLLRTLLGSLTLTEGERTMPALVGYVPQLQSGGEQHRCLDIVTMGRAGRLGLFGLPGKQDEAAALSALAAVGAECFAGRPFGQLSGGERQVVLLARALATETKVLVLDEPAASLDLANQDLLLGVLMRLRQARGHTIIFTTHHPQHGLFLADRALMMHAGDEVRYGQASAMMTDGELARLYGVPFARHTPGPGRPDVVSPIFGEAALPS from the coding sequence ATGATCACACTCAAGGATGCCGGCCTTCGAAGGGGTGAGCGCTGGATCTTCCGCCATGTCAGCTTCAAGCTGGCGGAGGGTGAGGTGCTGGCGATCCTCGGCCGTAACGGACGGGGCAAGACGACGCTGCTGCGCACCTTGCTCGGTTCGCTGACATTGACCGAGGGTGAGCGCACCATGCCGGCGCTCGTCGGCTACGTGCCGCAGTTGCAAAGTGGCGGCGAGCAGCATCGCTGCCTCGATATCGTGACGATGGGACGGGCCGGGCGGCTCGGGCTTTTCGGCCTGCCGGGCAAGCAGGACGAGGCGGCGGCGCTCTCCGCGCTCGCGGCCGTGGGCGCCGAGTGTTTCGCCGGGCGGCCCTTCGGCCAGCTTTCCGGCGGCGAGCGGCAGGTTGTGCTGCTTGCCCGGGCGCTGGCGACGGAAACGAAAGTACTGGTGCTCGACGAGCCAGCCGCCTCGCTCGACCTCGCCAATCAGGACCTTCTGCTCGGAGTCCTCATGCGCCTGCGGCAGGCGCGCGGCCATACGATCATCTTTACGACCCACCATCCGCAGCACGGCCTGTTCCTTGCGGACCGGGCGCTGATGATGCATGCCGGAGACGAGGTCCGCTATGGCCAAGCCTCCGCGATGATGACGGACGGAGAACTCGCCCGTCTCTACGGCGTGCCGTTTGCCCGCCATACTCCCGGCCCCGGCCGGCCAGATGTCGTTTCCCCGATCTTCGGGGAGGCGGCCCTTCCATCATAA
- the phnG gene encoding phosphonate C-P lyase system protein PhnG, producing the protein MGVLARAPIDLLRSAFDGSRQRHAARRFVGPEVGLLQLCAKAPVTGTPFHLGEATMTRCIVEIDGRRGYAVVLGRDPERAELAAFFDALLQDPQSHALLALELLQPAEDAIMARRCRKAEEAQKTAAHFFTATRQGSAP; encoded by the coding sequence ATGGGGGTGCTTGCCCGCGCCCCTATCGACCTCTTGAGATCGGCCTTCGACGGCAGCCGGCAGCGCCATGCGGCGCGCCGGTTTGTCGGACCGGAGGTCGGCCTTCTTCAGTTGTGTGCGAAAGCGCCCGTGACGGGAACGCCCTTCCATCTCGGCGAGGCGACCATGACGCGCTGCATCGTGGAGATCGACGGTCGGCGCGGTTATGCCGTGGTGCTCGGCCGCGATCCGGAGCGGGCTGAACTCGCCGCCTTCTTCGACGCGCTGCTGCAGGATCCGCAGTCGCACGCCCTGCTCGCATTGGAGCTGCTGCAGCCGGCCGAAGACGCCATCATGGCGCGGCGATGCCGCAAGGCCGAGGAGGCGCAGAAGACGGCGGCGCATTTCTTCACCGCGACGAGACAAGGAAGTGCACCGTGA
- the phnH gene encoding phosphonate C-P lyase system protein PhnH yields the protein MKIEIDRRGTDRIHEDQRVFRRLLEAFSYPGKVVVLAEGKAAHAVVLSTLADTTTPLWIDESFVDIRDRAIAARWPMVDRKSCTFALCRGEMLDRIDIFPKGSPADPHLSATVIAEVTGLSGGPALNLSGPGIGPGGRTLAPLGLPATFLAQWTCNNAAYPLGVDLILTAGDWCACLPRSVRLEISDVRSR from the coding sequence GTGAAAATCGAGATCGACCGGCGTGGCACGGATCGTATCCACGAGGACCAGCGCGTATTCCGTCGGCTTCTGGAAGCCTTCTCCTACCCCGGCAAAGTCGTGGTCCTTGCTGAAGGCAAGGCGGCGCACGCGGTCGTTCTGTCAACATTGGCCGACACTACGACACCGCTCTGGATCGACGAAAGCTTCGTGGATATTCGGGATCGCGCAATCGCGGCGCGGTGGCCGATGGTGGATAGAAAGTCCTGCACCTTTGCCCTCTGTCGTGGCGAGATGCTGGATCGGATCGATATCTTTCCGAAGGGAAGCCCGGCCGACCCGCATCTTTCCGCCACGGTCATTGCGGAGGTCACGGGCCTTTCGGGCGGTCCGGCGCTCAACCTTTCGGGGCCGGGAATCGGACCCGGGGGTCGGACCCTCGCCCCCCTTGGCCTGCCGGCGACGTTTCTCGCGCAATGGACGTGCAACAACGCTGCCTATCCGCTCGGCGTCGACCTCATCCTGACGGCGGGAGATTGGTGCGCCTGCCTTCCCCGTAGCGTGAGGCTGGAGATATCCGATGTACGTTCCCGTTAA